The nucleotide window AAGCTGCTTCACCTTGCAGCTCTGGATGTTGTGTGCTCAAATCTCTTGTGCTTCCTGGCAGACGTTATCTCAAGTTCAATTTCTCAGTCTTATCGATCCACATGGAACTGTGCTGCATGCTTCAGTTTATCTCCTGTATATCTGTCTCAAAAAAGGTCTGAAGTTTATTTTGAAGATATTGTTCTGGCAAACTTTCCTGCAGTGTACAAACTGTATCTTTTTGCTTTGATCCCCTTTTGCTGCTGGAACACTTAAAATCTGGACGTAACAGCAGTTTTTTGGGCAGTTAAGTATGTGTTTCTACCTTGTTTGTACTCTATGGCGCAATGTGACACAATCAAATCAGTGTGTGTTAACCTGATTCAATAATAGACTATTGATAAATACCATAAAAAGTCTAAAAAGTCCATTTATTTTTGTACAGCTTTCCTTGCTTACTTTTGAATTAAACTTTTAATTTGGATCAGAACTTGACGCCTTTTTCTCCCCAGTGAAAAGTGACATTTCTCAATATGTAAATGAATGTTGCTTTTACAGGAACaagatgcattctcactgcagTCTCTTGTTAGTCAACAGAAACAGATTAAGGAGGTTTATCATAAAAGGCATCATATGCTGTTAGGTGTTCAGTCTTTTCTGATGCACCAGCATAACACACCATCTGCTACCATGTAGTGCTATCATTGCCTACtcagtcaaaaaaaaaaatccctacaGATATGTGAATCTGTACAATGAAAAGTCTTTCAACAATCCCCTTTGCTTCCAGAATTTTATTTTAACTAGTCGTGTGTTTGAAATCATTTTAGCTTTGAGgctgtcaattttttttttttttggagtcaAGGACATCTGCACAGAATGGAAGTTGGAAAGCGTCCAATCtttcatcttttattttatttttatttgctcaTTTGTTATATGGGTAAATGCAGGAACCTGAAATGACACTCTTCACCCAGTAAAGAAAATCTTCAAAAATAGTACTCTCCGTTATAATGCGTACAATACCACAAATACAAGAATGTGTAAAGCATATTATCATTTTCAAGGGTGTATAAAAAACACAGTGGCTATAACTAAGCCTTCTGTCATACCTCTGAACATCATATGTATGATAATGTTCAACCATGTTTGATTGTGATGAGTTAACTTGTGACATTTCTCTGTTAAAGGCGTagcattaaaataaattggaGTTATTAGAAtcacagagtaatacagtgtggagacaggcccttcggcccaacttgcccacatcggccaacatgtcccagctacgctggtcccacctggtctatatccctccaaatctgtcctatctatgtacctgtctaactgattcttaaatgttaggataatccctgcctcaactacctcctctggcagctgctttcatacatccaccacactttgagtgaaaaagttacccttcagattcctattaaatcttttccccttcacttgaaacttacgtcctctggtcctcgcttcacccactccgggcaagagactgtgcatctacccaatctattcctctcgtgattttatacgctATTTACACCTTCCATTATGGCATTGGAAACCCAGTACTGaattgtaaaattaaaaaaaaaaaagattatcagTGTGGCAAATAAGTACTTGAAACTAAAACCCCGGTTATATTTGAAGGAAAATTTAACAACTGATTTCctgttttatatcgaagtcacgtgaatCTCCCCAAGTGGTAAGGTTTAAAAGTCGAACAGGTGAGTACAATTGTACAACTAATTCCGACGTTGGCCGAGGTTTGGCGCGATGGATAAACCTAGGGCAAAGGGGAAACGGGCTGCTGAGAAAGCAGCGGCAGCGGACCGCGGAAGTGGAAAAAGCCGACGGCCGCCCGTTTCGACTTCGATGCTGGCAGCCGCGGGCTACACAGCAACCTCCCATTCAGCTCCAAGAGGGAGCAGTTCggcaaccccgagtcggggcaagGCCAAAGCTAAATCAGACAGAAATGTCCAATGGAACGAGTCTGGACAGGAAGACACTGCCCCAACATCTACGAAAGACCGGCTGTCCAAACTAGAGTGGCAACTTGAAAAATTGATGGAACGACATATGCCCCGTGCTCAGGAGGCATTAACAGGCGGATCCAGCCAAATGCCTGTAGCAGCACCTAGCTCAGGGTTGCAGTACGTCTCCCACTCTGATGAGGGGAGTATCGGAGAGTCTTACAGTGGTGACTCCGATTATGGGGATATCACTAAGAAATGGGGATCTCATGATTTAATCGATGATATGCGGCAGGCTCATCATAAGGAAGCCATCCCCTCGGGGACAAGTCAGCCACTAGAGGAAGGGCTGGCCAGGCGCATCGACTTCTTACTATCTCATCAGTTGAATAAGGAGATTATGCTGGATACGGTTGGAAAATATCCCACCCCAGAAAACTGCAAGTCTTTGGATGTCCCGAAAGTCAATACTATCATTTGGAATATTCTCAAGGACAGAGTAAAGTCAAACGATCTAAAGTTACAACGAATCCTGAGACTACTATCTGCAGGTATCACGGCCTTTGCTAGGTCAGTAGATGGGGCTCAGCTTTCGGAAGTACAGCAGGATACGTTGGCACTGTCATGTAATGCTTATTTTGAGATAAACTGCTTACGGAAAGATGCCATTTGGCCCGAaataaatcctaaatttgcacaCTTATGCAGGCCCAGTAATGTGCAGCCTGCAACATATCTCTTCGGAAAAGATTTCTGCAAGCAAGTCATCCAGGCTGTTGTGAATATGCTTAAAACACCCTATAAGGGTAAGGCTCCAGTACTCCGGCAATATCACCCCTATATGACAAGCAGCAGGAATCATTTCTCTGAGGCTGGTTGGAGTACCAGGCCTACTCAATTTAGACCCAGccagaggtcttttttaggcctaGGTCCATCTCGTCCACCTTGGAAGATGCGCACACCGTACGTTCAGCCTCAGTCCCCAACAGGTCAAAATGTCAGAGCTAAAGGAAGAAGGCCGAACAAAATCTAGGGTCTGCTGGCTCTAGTGATAAACCACCTATGACCATTGAGGTAGGTGGATGTGCAACCATCAGTCACATAGGGTGTGCGGAGGAATTTCGTGTCGGTGACTGATTAaggttatttttaaatgaatggcAACGGATAACTTCTGATCCGTTTATACTACATAGCATAACGGGTTACAAAATTGAGTTCTTGGCTGACAAGTTTCCTCCTCGACAAGACATGCTGAGGCCTGTGTATATTCAAAAAGGAAACTTTGGATATTCAAGCAGAGATAGAGGCATTGCATAAAAAATGAGTGATTGAGCAGTCGGTCCATGAGAAAGAAGAATATATCTCTAACATTTTCTCAAGGGAAAAGAAaaaggtcattttgacagacctatgaagttGTTGACAGTCAAAAGCTGAACTACAATGGGGGGATTGCAAATATACATGGTTGTTCGGGCAACTTTCTACATAATAAACCCACAGCAACACTGCAAAGTGATGCTAGTAGACTAGGATGGGGGGCAACTAACACCATCTCTAGTTGTGATGGTAGGTGGAACAAGGAAGAGTTGCGTCTTGGGCAAAAATATGGCATAAATTATTTTGATATGTTAGCAGCATTTCATGCCTTGAAAGCATATTGTGGGAAGGAACATGGTGTGCATATAAGGCTACAATTGGATAACTCGACAGCAGTGGCATATGTAAATCATATGGGTGGTTGTAGATCACTATCGTGTGATGCTCTGGCAAAAACCATTTGGTCTTGGTGTCTCGATGGAAGTATTTTTGTATCAGCTGCTCATTTGCCGGGCAGATACAATGTGGTAGCAGATGCTAAGTCACGGAAGTTCAATGAACAAACTGAATGGGTGCTGAATGAGGCAGTATTCAACAAGATAATAGCTTGTtatggaacaccagaggttgattTGTTTGCTTCCAGACTTAATAATCAATTACCAAGATGTATAGCCTGGcaaccagacccaggggcagaaGCAATCGATGCATtttctatgggggggggggggggggggggggggtattattCTATGCCTTCACTCCATTCTGCCTTATTGGGAGATGCTTGCAGAAAATTATTCAAGGCATCAGGCATTTTAGTAGCTctaattggcctactcaaccatggtttccAATGGGAGAAGTTTTGTGGGGAGGCACATCTAAATTACTTTACGGCGGATATAGCCGATGTTTTGGAGTTTCTTACAGCTTTATATTTTGAAAAAAGTTAAGTTACAGTGCTATTAACACTGCTCGTAGTGCCTTATCATATTTAGTGCTCAGGTTTGGACATCAAATTGTTGGCACTCGCCCATTGGTATCTAAATTCATGAAAGGTGTTTTTAACAGGAACCCTCCAAGACCCAGATATCATGATGTATGGAATGTTAAGGTAGTGTTAAGGCTGCTTCGCAATTTGGCACCAGCCGCATCTTTATCTTTGGTTCAGCTCACTCACAAATTGGTAATGCTTATCGCTCTTTGTCTCAGCACAAAAAGTTCAGTCTTTGCAGAAACTTTGACTGGATAACGCTGTTGTATCTGACAAAAAAAGTGGTCTTTTCCATAGATGAATTGATAAAGCAGAGCTGGTCAGGTGTGTTGGGATACAAATTAGAGCTGTTGGCGTATCCACCAGATTGAAGATTGTGTGTGGTTACTCATGTAAAGAAATACATCGAGGTTCCAAAAAACCTTCGAGGTAACGAATAAGCTTTCTTCATAAGTTATAAAAAGCCACACAAAAGAGTAACGGTGCAAGCCATTTCTAGATGGATAAAATGTATGTTAATGGATGTgggagtggatactgatattttcaAATCTCACTTTACCAGGGATGCAGCTACATCGGCGGGAAATAAAATGGAGGTTCCGCTGGATCACATTCTTGCGACAGCAGAATGGGCAGATGAGCGCACTTTTCAGAAGTTTTACAATAAACCAATTAACAGGCCTGGTTTATTTGCTAAAAGAATATTGTTATGTTGATTAAGACAAGTGTTTATCCCTGAGGTAAAGGGATTGCTTCTATTAAAGCATGTACATGTATGCAAATTAAcatcatgtttcaatgaagtatgtTTTTTCTTTCAACCATGTATGGTTAATCGACGCAGTGTGTCCACATATAGACTGGCTcgctgcatgaaaccacagagctttgaaggcttcacttagtcactcacgcgactttgatataaaatagaaagatgaaacgtgccctccactcccaaccctgattctcataaagatcatccgCTTAGTCTAgggtcgttaatctttctatagtttaagtcctGCAACTGgtttgtggtttcatacagttgctctgaagattgacgcgcatccgggctggtgggctctttacgtaatccctcacttcaacctcataaaataaagatcaaacttcaaacggtaggttttcatttaatctttctattttagacATAGTGtagatatttattttattccaaatATTTCCCTTTTCCAAACCATACAGAATGGAAGCTTTCTACAGATGACCTCCTTGCACTGACTGAGAATATCAGAAATTGCAGTGATTTATGTTCATTATTTATACATTGTTATTCATGGGAAGTTGTCATCACCAGTTCCACGTATGATTTGAACTGTGCAGCTTGTTGGGGACACTTACAAGTTGTTTGGAAAACAGTGGCCCTGGAGTCGCACATAGGCAATCGgtcagagatattccctttgtcccaTCTGTCTCTCCTCCATCTTCTCTGCAACTGAAAGCACACATTTCTTCTCGCTTTtcccctgaggaagggtctttaaCCCAAACCAACaattctgcttctctttccacaagtGCTACCTGACCTGGCGAGTGTTCACAGTGTCTTCTGTTTGTTATTTTTCCAGTTATGTTGATTTGATTCTTGCCCTGCCTTATCAATCCTCAAGAACTCATCAATTTGCAGTATTTAAGGGGATCTTCAATGACTTCCTGGTTTGCTGGGGATTGCATATGAGCGAGTAAGTTTGATGACCAATGCTAGTGTTTTCTCAGAGCAGACAAGACGCATCAGTCCAAAACTTGGGTGGAAGAGAAAGTTTCCTGTGGAAGAAATCCCTGCTGGGTCTCTAGTATGATGGGTAGAAAGACTTGTCCAAGAATTCTCGCAGTTCCGGGGTTTTGTAAGGGTTCCCGAGAACTTTCCAAAATCATTTTTCTCTAGTAATCCATATCGTATCACTCCACAAACAttagcttttttatttttttttatttcattgaGTATTCACTCTAACACTACTGATAATTAAACTAAAGAATATATACTGAATCTAATCAATACTGAATATCTGGAtaccatttattattattattactagctTGAAAAATGTTGTTTAATGTATGGGATCATTTGTGTAAAGTCGGATTTCCATAAGTCAATTTGGGGCCCCTGCAGTTAGAGATGTGAGTTTAGTTCTCATGTGAGTTCCTGCAGAGTTCCTACAGAGTTCCTAACTGACCAGTAGTTATTCAAGAGGCTAATGTCTACATAGAATCATATCGGCATAATGTAAGAGATGATATCACCAATGGCCCCTCAGTCTCTTCTGCTCTGCCCACGCGACGCATATAATATTCAATTTGCCAACAGTGTGAAGTGGTGACAATATAtaccatgatttttttttaatcgaaaTCCTAAACGGATTAGCATCCAAACACTTTAGAAAAATGCTTTGCACCATCCACTTTTGACATTGAAATCTGTTTGTGGGCAGTGCTCAGATGTGGCCCTATAAATTGAGGTCACTGTGGGCTTTAACCTGCCTCTGATTCATTCCAGGCAATTGCGGCCAACATCAGCCCTCTCACCAGTTTCCAGTCCATTCCTGCAAAGATagttgttttttttccaaaactaaactttattcagaataaaaaatgcatataaaacaaaaactgtgcaaacAGTCTTTATTCAATCTCGGTGTCTATACATTCAAGAGTGGTGTACTCAGCTGGGTCTGCACTATGAAAGCGCAGAGGAGTGCATCTCCTTCAATTTGGTTTTAGAGCAACTCTTAAAGTTGATGAGACCACAAAAGCCCACTGCTGGTGTGGGTATGTGGGCCAACAGTTGTGATGATGTAATGGGCTCTCTCCTGGTGCAATGGGTGattggacataggttcaaggtgatgggggaaagatttaataggaatctgaggggtaacgttttcacacaaagagtggtgggtgtatggaacaagctgccagaggaggtggttgaggctgggactatcccaatgctaaagaaacaatttgacaggtacatagacaggaccaaacccaggcaggtgggacgagtgtagctggggcatgttggccggtggggacatgttggccggtatggacaagttgggccgaagggcctgtttccacactgtatcactctatgactgtataatGTTCTACACAGAAAGCAATGCCTGAACCCAACACCGTCCTGACTTCTAAGTGAAATACACAATTGTTGTTACTGAGTCGTGATCCTGTACATTCACTCACAACAGGATCTATGGAAGTATCTATACCCCAAGAATCTATACCCCAAGAATCATTACTTTTTCATACGCATTGAGGAACAGTTGCTAAATATCTGACGTGTCAACTTTGTCTACATCCTATGGTTAAACAACAATAAAGGATAATAAAACCTCCCCCTTGCACCTCCTAGTTTTTCTCGGTTGCCGATTTGGTCTTTTTGACCACATGTCACGAATATAACAAACCAAATATCTATGTCTTCAGTTAAAACAAAAGCTGTACAAACATTATCAATGTGAATACCTTGCAACTTGGTTGCTTGTCCGTACCACCAAATCTGCTCTGCACCTCTTCCAGTATCTGCAACCCCACCAGGAGAAGGCTGCCCATTTGCAATGGCAGAGGTTGCTGATGGCCCTAAAGGTGTAGCAGATTTGGACTTGAAAGATGCAGCTTCCAACTGCACCACCTCGGCAGGAGCAACAGGAGTCTGGACCAGGTGAAAGTCTGGCAATAGCAAAGGCAGCTTCGGTGTCAACATGGAAGTGACAGAATCACAGATGGAGGAGGCCAATGAAGGCCTGAGGAGGTATGAAGGAGGCCAATGCCCTGTGATGTATGACACTTGTCTGCTCATGTTTAAGCCCTCAGGACAACAACCTTGACTATGGTCATGGAAACATTTCGCGACACAGCATCCAGGCCCTTGGAGATTTACTCCTAGCACTAACCTCCGCGTCCTGCTGCTGTAACGGTATCTGAACCCGGCTCCAGTGCAGAATCCTTTCCTTTATCTTCTCCAAaaacaggtctgaagaatggtctcaacccgaaacgacacctattccttttctccagagatgctgtctgacccgttgtaaCTATAGCTATTTGTGTGTATCTTCTGtttaaagcagtatctgcagttccttcctacataaaactTTGGGATCACCCTGCCCAGTTGAATGTCCCCTGTAGTCACTTAATCAGCAGTGGAATGTTTTCATGATCACATGCTCTTTGAGAACTGGAACCCTGACATCATTTTGTGAAACTCAGTCTGCAGATGTGCAGTGTTCAATTACTAATAAGTACATACTGTGCAGTAACAGCTGAAACAATGCGTTGTCCACTGAATGCTAGTACATGGAAACCACAGCGACAGTGGCATGGACAGGCAGACCTTCCCACGGAATTTTGAAGGCTTGTTTTCGTGATTTCTAGATTTCAATGTGCAATTCATTCAGTTTTTTTGTAGACTTGCTGGAGTTTTTTTTCCAATAATTTCGTTGTTTGAGGTTGCATGAGCTGCAGAAATGTTTAAATGTTAATTACTCATGGAGTTTATAGAATTAAGTTTTCAGCATGCAAATGGTAGAACACCTGCCATTACCTTGTGCTTTTCACTGAACTTTGCAGAAGATCAAATTACAAACCTTGTTATTTATCCATAACCACTGCAGGCGATGGTCGATCTAATGGTAAATATATATTCTGACATCAGAGTTCCTCATTGCCCTTCTATTAAAAAGAGATTTGGCAAATTCTATCACCCATTCTTAATCGGCTGTTGAGCCTTGGGGTGCATTTTCTTGGGTTGTGTTATCTAATTGTGGTGTTTGATAACTATATGGTTTGATAACATTGGATATATGTAGCAAAACCTTTA belongs to Leucoraja erinacea ecotype New England chromosome 28, Leri_hhj_1, whole genome shotgun sequence and includes:
- the LOC129710692 gene encoding uncharacterized protein LOC129710692, which translates into the protein MDKPRAKGKRAAEKAAAADRGSGKSRRPPVSTSMLAAAGYTATSHSAPRGSSSATPSRGKAKAKSDRNVQWNESGQEDTAPTSTKDRLSKLEWQLEKLMERHMPRAQEALTGGSSQMPVAAPSSGLQYVSHSDEGSIGESYSGDSDYGDITKKWGSHDLIDDMRQAHHKEAIPSGTSQPLEEGLARRIDFLLSHQLNKEIMLDTVGKYPTPENCKSLDVPKVNTIIWNILKDRVKSNDLKLQRILRLLSAGITAFARSVDGAQLSEVQQDTLALSCNAYFEINCLRKDAIWPEINPKFAHLCRPSNVQPATYLFGKDFCKQVIQAVVNMLKTPYKGKAPVLRQYHPYMTSSRNHFSEAGWSTRPTQFRPSQRSFLGLGPSRPPWKMRTPYVQPQSPTGQNVRAKGRRPNKI